The bacterium genome includes a region encoding these proteins:
- a CDS encoding M42 family metallopeptidase: protein MSIKFLEELMSTASPSGFETEVQRVVLNRMKKCSDRVDIDVLGNLIGIINPKGQPKIMLAGHCDEVGLIVQHINDNGYLYFQKIGGTYLPALHTQRVNIITSKGRVPGVIGRKKGLSTEVPQSFPVESLWIDIGVRNRKEAEKLVSIGDPITFATNFQKLPNNLVLSKGFDDKISVFAITEIFARLYKTKFAPSIFGVSTVQEELGTRGATTSSYTINPDVGIAIDVTEATDYPDMDKRSKGEVALGKGPVLYRGANINPVIGNLLIETAKNLNIPHQIGAVAGPTGTDARAIQIIRGGVATALISVPLRYMHTSGEIISLDDVENIVKLVVEVVKKIKKGMDFIPLK from the coding sequence ATGTCTATAAAATTTCTTGAAGAGTTGATGTCAACTGCTAGCCCTTCTGGTTTTGAGACAGAGGTTCAAAGGGTGGTATTAAACCGTATGAAAAAGTGTTCTGATAGGGTAGATATTGATGTTCTTGGAAACCTTATAGGTATTATAAACCCAAAAGGGCAACCAAAAATTATGCTTGCAGGTCACTGTGATGAGGTAGGGCTTATAGTACAACATATAAACGATAACGGGTATCTATATTTCCAAAAGATAGGAGGTACCTATCTTCCTGCTCTTCATACTCAGAGAGTTAATATTATAACAAGTAAAGGAAGAGTACCGGGAGTTATAGGTAGAAAAAAAGGGCTTTCTACCGAAGTTCCACAATCTTTCCCTGTTGAAAGTTTATGGATTGATATTGGAGTGAGGAACCGCAAAGAGGCAGAAAAACTTGTAAGTATTGGTGATCCAATTACTTTTGCAACCAATTTTCAAAAACTACCTAACAATCTTGTCTTATCAAAAGGGTTTGATGATAAAATATCTGTTTTTGCTATTACAGAAATATTTGCAAGACTTTATAAGACAAAATTTGCACCTTCGATATTTGGTGTTTCAACTGTACAAGAAGAACTTGGCACAAGAGGAGCTACCACAAGTTCTTACACCATAAACCCTGACGTAGGTATAGCAATAGATGTTACAGAAGCAACAGATTATCCAGATATGGATAAAAGGTCAAAAGGGGAAGTTGCTCTGGGAAAAGGACCTGTTTTGTATCGTGGGGCAAACATTAATCCAGTAATAGGAAACCTGCTAATAGAGACTGCAAAAAATCTAAATATACCTCATCAGATAGGAGCAGTTGCTGGTCCAACAGGGACTGATGCCCGGGCAATACAAATAATAAGAGGCGGGGTTGCTACTGCACTTATAAGTGTTCCATTAAGATATATGCACACTTCTGGGGAGATTATATCTCTTGATGATGTGGAAAATATTGTGAAACTTGTAGTTGAGGTAGTGAAAAAGATTAAAAAGGGTATGGATTTTATCCCTCTTAAATAA